Sequence from the Brachionichthys hirsutus isolate HB-005 unplaced genomic scaffold, CSIRO-AGI_Bhir_v1 contig_848, whole genome shotgun sequence genome:
CATAGACCAGACGGACTGGTGAGTTCTCagatcacaaaataaaagtctgaatcgcctttttttgtctccctttccTGGGGACGCGCGTACACACTTTGGACTGGTTACTGTATATAAACCAACTATACATTACGTGAGGCCAAAGATATAATTTAGCATGAAGTGATGATGCTTTGCCCTCCACCACACAGATTGGTGTCTTCCCAGGATGCCCTTGGCCTTCCCCAGTCATCCTATACATTCTAATGGAGTACACACAGTTTCCGCCGCTGAAGGAGTCGACCGAACCACAAATGGTGGGCGACTAGCCGACAGGAGGGGATTGTTCTAAATTCGCCAGTgggcacttaaaaaaaaaaaaacatctaaaaatTCCTCACCCAACTCCTAAATTGCTGTGTTCATCTTTTCCTTTTACGTTGTAAAACACTGAGCCCCCTCTATCCAGCTAACTACCGGTTCCGGAAACCCATTTGGTCATCCGGCCCCGCCTTTAAAAttgctgtgttttcattcaGCCTGCAGGCCCGTGTCTGACCCGCCTGCTGGTTTCTTCATCCTGTCTCGTCCAGGGTTCGGCCTTCAATCTAAATGTTacctgttgtttttctttcacgtGTAGGTGTTGCCACAAACATGACTGTTGCTACGGCTACGCTGAGGAAAAGGGATGCCATACCAAAACAGCCCGGTATGAGTGGACGTGCAAGGACAAGGTGTTTGAATGTGGTATACAGCCTTTTTCATTCTAATGCTAATATGGTAGCTATTTCATCAAATCTAATCTAAACCATTGAATAATCCTCTTATACCGAACAAAGACTTTTTATGTGCTCTTCTTTGCAGAGGATTTGGAGGACAAGTGTGAAAAGATGCTCTGCAAGTGCGACaaagacatttcaaaatgtctgaGAAAAGCACCTTTCAATCGGAGATTTGCCCTTATGCTGAATCTATTCTGTGATAACACAGAGCCAATGTGCAGCCTATACTCAAATGCATAACACGTTTGCCCTGGCGACCTATCAAACATTTTTTGTACTGCTTTCAATTTATATCATTGGGttctttttaattaaactgAGAAGGGACAGTactgtgtttgtgcagcatcATTTCAGCCATGCTGCTCAGATCAATCACACAACTCTTTGGTTCTCAGGTGAGTATAACCCTCCCTGTAAGTCTTCCGAATGCAGATGGAGTGGATTTTGAAACTCTGACTCAAAACTCAAGTAAGACTCCGACTCGAGGTCAAATGCTAGTCGGTGAGGGAAAGATCGGATCGCCGGTCCTCACAACAGCACATTGATTCACGGCCGTTCAGGCCATTGCTCGCCTTTTAACTGTGAAATTGACTCTTGTGCATTTGGGCTGATGGCACTtaagaaaatctttttttttcttttagggAATTTAGTGAAGTCATAGCTCAATCTAACATAGACAAAGACAGGTTTTCCCctgtttatatttaaaaatctaTGGAAGTGTCTTTCCTTCCCCgccaaaaaaacataaatgactATTATCAGATGACCAGATTTAGACTTTTTAAAGAACTTATGTTTTATGATGGTACCCACTGTGACACCGTGCCGCCCCCTTCCTATATATGGCTACGAAATCTATCTAAAATTAGCATGAACTAATTTTCTTCACAGTATTTAccatgagaaaaacacaaaaacacaaccatcGCACAGCCAGAAGAATTTCAACTATCAAACCAGCAGCAAGGCAGAGAGCGAGAGTGCGGTGCATTTATTCACCTGTAGATGGGGCCAAAGCGACTTGAACGAAGGGAAGCAAGAAtgaacaacaataacaacaacatataTCATAGTCTAGAGACTTATAGATCCCATTGTGTctattattgtgtgttttaatattttgttgaacTGTCCGGGTCCACAGCCGGGATCCCAGTACTCAGCCGCAGCTCCCCGGTGACACACTCGTCTCAGTAAACCTTTTTTGTGGGTGTAATCACAGTCTTCCTATAATCCCAGATGTTACTTCGTGTTTGTGCAACGTTCACAAGCGTCCGGACCAAAATTCGAGCTGATGTCGGGGGTGCATTCAGGACCTGTGATAAGTGTGTGGGTCACGGCCCACAAAAACCTTGCGGGATTTCGTCCAACCGCCACATGCTTCATTCAAGAGGAAGCGTGGTCCTTCCTCTCTCATTTTCAGTTAGTGTAATTATACGCAATTACTGGTAAATATAAAGTGGTtcattaaataacatttgttttctttttctttatgtgCAGTATATAATCAGCCTGCATATTTTTGGGTTCAGAGgatcagaaagaaaagaaaagttacAGCGCTTTTATCTTTTCAGAATTCCAAACAGTGGaactgcttctttttctttctttttctttaagaaaaaacattttaatctcagttttt
This genomic interval carries:
- the LOC137915003 gene encoding phospholipase A2-like translates to MNLFYQVLLLLTVAAASAAARRSQRSKRGILELAAAVGCSTGRSALVYIGYGCYCGLGGHGWPIDQTDWCCHKHDCCYGYAEEKGCHTKTARYEWTCKDKVFECEDLEDKCEKMLCKCDKDISKCLRKAPFNRRFALMLNLFCDNTEP